A region from the Brevibacterium paucivorans genome encodes:
- a CDS encoding AbgT family transporter produces MSSATNSAKDAKPSLSVRMLEGVEKVGNKLPEPFTLFLGLFLITGVVSTAMAMAGVSVEVPGKEGPETIAIKGLFTGEGLSWFTTMLGDNYIGFPPLVTVLPILLAVGVAEKTGMLAAMVRVAFGSSPRWLLPYAVGIVGVTGSIMADSAFVVIPPLAALVFKAAGRHPVAGLLGGFAAVGAGYSTALVPTSLDALFAGITTSVMNTLPGQEYAAVNPVSNYWFNIASSIALAIVCGFIISRVLEPQLERINSPREKVEEAEAGEGEEISQYLKPAEKKALIASLIFGAILTVILLWAVLIPNSPWRNEEGGFLPQSPLLSSIAFIVFIYFMGMGVVYGVVVKTVTKMADVVDMMGKALIDMISFLVLAFILGQFIALFNWTGIGSWIAVTGAEGLKAANLTGFPVIIGFILLASVLNLFIISGSSMWTIMAGVFVPMFALIGLEPAFVQAAFRVGDSATQVITPLNPYMIVILGLLRRYEPEAGIGTLVSRMLPFVIPFWLTWAALLAIWYFLDLPLGPGNGIFL; encoded by the coding sequence ATGAGTAGTGCCACCAACTCGGCTAAAGACGCCAAGCCTTCGCTGTCCGTGCGAATGCTTGAGGGTGTCGAGAAAGTCGGAAACAAACTTCCTGAACCGTTCACCCTGTTCCTGGGGCTGTTCCTCATTACTGGAGTCGTGTCCACCGCTATGGCGATGGCCGGTGTGTCCGTTGAGGTGCCAGGAAAAGAAGGCCCTGAAACTATTGCGATTAAGGGCTTGTTCACGGGTGAGGGGCTGTCGTGGTTCACCACGATGCTGGGTGATAACTACATTGGCTTCCCGCCGCTGGTGACCGTTTTGCCGATTCTGTTGGCGGTTGGTGTGGCTGAAAAGACCGGAATGCTCGCGGCTATGGTGCGCGTGGCGTTCGGATCCTCGCCGCGCTGGTTGTTGCCGTACGCGGTGGGGATCGTGGGTGTGACCGGGTCGATCATGGCTGACTCGGCGTTCGTGGTGATTCCGCCACTGGCCGCTCTGGTGTTCAAGGCGGCGGGGCGTCACCCGGTGGCTGGTCTGCTGGGAGGGTTCGCCGCAGTGGGTGCCGGTTACTCTACTGCACTCGTACCCACGTCACTGGACGCTCTGTTCGCGGGAATTACCACCTCGGTCATGAACACCCTGCCGGGGCAGGAGTACGCGGCGGTTAACCCGGTGTCCAACTACTGGTTCAACATCGCGTCGTCGATTGCGCTGGCGATTGTGTGTGGGTTCATCATCTCCCGGGTGTTGGAGCCGCAGCTTGAACGCATTAACTCTCCGCGTGAGAAGGTGGAAGAAGCCGAGGCTGGCGAGGGCGAGGAGATTTCGCAGTACCTGAAGCCGGCTGAGAAGAAGGCGCTGATTGCGTCGCTGATTTTCGGTGCGATTCTGACGGTGATCTTGCTGTGGGCCGTGCTGATTCCGAACTCGCCGTGGCGAAATGAAGAAGGTGGCTTCCTGCCGCAGTCGCCGCTGCTGTCGTCGATCGCATTTATTGTGTTCATCTACTTCATGGGGATGGGTGTGGTCTACGGTGTGGTCGTGAAGACCGTCACCAAGATGGCCGATGTGGTCGACATGATGGGCAAGGCGCTCATCGACATGATTAGCTTCCTGGTGCTGGCGTTCATTCTGGGGCAGTTCATTGCGCTGTTTAACTGGACGGGGATTGGGTCGTGGATTGCGGTGACTGGCGCCGAGGGGCTCAAGGCCGCGAACCTGACCGGGTTCCCCGTGATCATTGGCTTCATCCTGCTGGCCAGTGTGCTGAACTTGTTCATTATTTCTGGGTCGTCCATGTGGACGATCATGGCTGGTGTGTTCGTGCCCATGTTCGCTCTGATTGGGCTGGAGCCGGCGTTTGTGCAGGCGGCGTTCCGTGTGGGTGACTCGGCGACGCAGGTGATTACGCCGCTGAACCCGTACATGATTGTGATCCTGGGGCTGTTGCGCAGGTATGAGCCCGAGGCGGGAATCGGTACCTTGGTTTCGCGCATGCTGCCGTTTGTGATTCCGTTCTGGCTTACGTGGGCGGCGTTGCTGGCGATTTGGTACTTCCTGGATCTGCCACTGGGACCAGGAAACGGCATCTTCCTGTAG
- the ykgO gene encoding type B 50S ribosomal protein L36, producing MKVRASLRSIKNQKGAQVVKRKGRIYVINKQNPRMKARQK from the coding sequence ATGAAGGTCCGAGCATCACTGCGATCCATCAAGAACCAAAAAGGCGCTCAGGTTGTTAAGCGCAAAGGCCGCATCTACGTGATCAACAAGCAGAACCCCCGCATGAAAGCCCGACAGAAGTAA
- a CDS encoding M20 family metallopeptidase yields the protein MEIRRTNLSEPIPPSTHYADEIARATAERAARRTYEPPRDGGAPDAFAQVVKQELEAVTDDLHQLSARIHQLAETAFEERESAQAIVELLRAHGIDAQTGVYGVETSVLAQVGGDAGAEVGDGESTGRTIGILAEYDALPEIGHACGHNVICATGVGAFLVLARAHAKAQLPGKVVLLGTPAEEGHTGKEYMAREGAFDSLDAAIMLHGYGYDCADQVWLGRRTLTVTYKGVSAHASAQPFMGRNALDAANLFYQGLGLLRQQMPPIDRIHAVIPEGGTRPSIVTEEAQVQVYVRSKFPETLKDLSERVHDVAQGAALMTGTAVELQWDVHPPSLPIRTNQPLTDRWVKHQNTVGRQPLPAGVLDESIAASTDFGNVSYRVPGIHPLLKISDESVALHTRAFEAASGSQSASKGVVDGAYGLAMTAADFLFDDELAASVTADFEAAGGRMDVPNFFN from the coding sequence ATGGAAATTCGACGAACGAACCTTTCGGAGCCGATTCCACCGTCGACGCACTACGCCGACGAGATCGCCCGCGCCACCGCGGAACGGGCCGCACGGCGGACCTATGAACCACCTCGGGATGGGGGAGCGCCGGACGCGTTTGCGCAGGTAGTCAAGCAGGAGCTGGAGGCGGTGACTGACGACCTTCACCAGCTGTCCGCGCGGATTCACCAGTTGGCTGAGACCGCGTTTGAGGAGCGGGAGAGCGCCCAAGCGATCGTTGAGCTGTTGCGGGCGCACGGTATTGACGCGCAGACGGGAGTGTATGGGGTGGAAACCTCCGTGCTCGCCCAGGTGGGTGGAGATGCCGGGGCCGAGGTCGGTGACGGCGAGTCCACCGGGCGCACTATCGGCATCCTGGCAGAGTACGACGCGTTGCCGGAGATCGGGCACGCGTGCGGGCACAACGTCATTTGTGCGACCGGGGTGGGGGCGTTCTTGGTGCTGGCTCGCGCGCATGCGAAGGCGCAGTTGCCGGGGAAGGTGGTCCTGCTGGGCACGCCCGCCGAGGAGGGGCACACCGGCAAGGAGTACATGGCGCGGGAAGGTGCGTTTGATTCGCTCGACGCGGCCATCATGTTGCACGGGTACGGATACGACTGTGCCGACCAAGTGTGGCTGGGCCGGCGCACGCTCACGGTGACGTACAAGGGGGTGTCGGCGCACGCCTCGGCGCAACCGTTCATGGGACGCAACGCGTTGGACGCGGCCAACCTGTTCTACCAGGGGCTGGGGTTGCTCAGGCAGCAGATGCCGCCGATTGACCGAATCCACGCGGTTATTCCGGAAGGTGGCACGCGCCCGTCGATCGTCACCGAGGAAGCGCAGGTGCAGGTGTACGTGCGGTCGAAGTTCCCGGAGACGCTGAAAGACTTGTCGGAGCGTGTGCATGATGTGGCGCAGGGCGCAGCGTTGATGACGGGTACGGCGGTCGAGTTGCAGTGGGACGTACACCCGCCGAGCCTTCCGATTCGCACGAACCAGCCGCTGACCGACAGGTGGGTGAAGCACCAGAACACGGTGGGGCGGCAGCCGTTGCCGGCGGGTGTGCTTGACGAGTCGATTGCGGCGTCGACCGACTTTGGGAACGTGTCGTATCGCGTGCCAGGGATCCACCCGTTACTTAAGATTTCAGACGAATCGGTGGCGTTGCACACGCGGGCGTTTGAAGCGGCATCTGGGTCCCAGAGCGCGTCGAAGGGCGTTGTTGACGGGGCGTACGGCCTGGCCATGACGGCGGCTGACTTCCTGTTTGACGACGAGCTCGCGGCGAGCGTGACTGCCGATTTTGAAGCCGCCGGAGGGCGGATGGATGTGCCGAATTTCTTTAACTGA